One stretch of Arachis duranensis cultivar V14167 chromosome 1, aradu.V14167.gnm2.J7QH, whole genome shotgun sequence DNA includes these proteins:
- the LOC107473923 gene encoding nardilysin-like, translating to MVIEASNPALVTFSSDDVVFKSPNDRRFYRLLHLSNGLQALIVHDPEIFPQGPLQDEDEADDEEDEDEEEDDDDDEDEEDEEDDEEEEEEEGEETGMDIDGNKDAAAQTKKAAAAMCVGIGSFSDPFEAQGLAHFLEHMLFMGSEEFPDENEYDSYLSKHGGSSNAYTETEHTCYHFEVKPEFLKGALRRFSQFFISPLVKMEAMEREVQAVDSEFNQALQSDACRLQQLQCHTSAVGHPLNRFFWGNKKSLVDAMEKGVNLREQIFKLYKDYYHGGLMKLVVIGGDPLDVLESWVAELFGAIRKGPQVNPKFSAEGPIWKSGKVYWLEAVKDVHILDLLWTLPCLHQEYLKKPQDYLAHLLGHEGKGSLLSFLKAKGWATSLSAGVGDEGTYRSTIAYIFVVSINLTDSGVEKIFDIIGFVYQYLKLLHQIPPQEWIFKELQSIGKMDFRFAEEQPQDDYAAELSENLLFYPPEHVIYGEYVYQTWDEQLIKQLLGFFIPENMRVDVVSKLFLKSEHVQCEPWFGSRYVEEDIAQDLMELWRNPPEIEASLHLPSKNEFIPSDFSIRSGDTCDEFANSTSPRCIVDEALIKFWYKLDSTFKVPRANTYFRINLKGGYANARSCVLSELFILLLKDELNEVIYQASIAKLETSVSYVGDKLELKVYGFNEKLPILLSKVLSVARSFIPTGDRFEVIKEDMKRTLKNTNMKPLSHSAYLRLQVLCQSFYDIEEKLHHLNDLFLDDLIAFIPELRSELYIEGLCHGNISEEEAINISNIFKMNFIVNPLPIELRHAERVICLPSSANLVRDVSVKNKSEKNSVVELYFQIEQDLGLGSIKLKALIDLFEEIVDEPLFNQLRTKEQLGYVVECSLRLTYRIFGFCFCVQSSEYDPIYVQGRIDNFIDGVEELLDGLDDDSFENYKSGLMAKLLEKDHSLNYESNRLWSQIVDKRYIFDISKKEAEELKNISKQDVVEWYRTYFRQSSPKCRRLLIRLWGCNTKFEDDVALPETLQAIKDPASFKMSSEFYPNLC from the exons ATGGTCATCGAAGCTTCTAATCCTGCTCTTGTAACTTTCTCTTCTGACGACGTCGTTTTCAAGTCCCCTAACGACCGTCGTTTTTACCGCCTCTTACACCTCTCTAACGGACTTCAAGCTTTGATTGTTCACGATCCCGAGATTTTCCCTCAAGGTCCTCTCCAAGATGAAGATGAAGcagatgatgaagaagatgaagatgaagaagaagatgatgatgatgatgaagatgaagaagacgaagaagatgatgaagaagaagaagaagaggaaggagaagaaactGGAATGGATATAGATGGGAATAAGGATGCTGCTGCTCAGACTAAAAAG GCGGCAGCAGCCATGTGTGTAGGAATTGGCAGCTTTTCGGATCCTTTTGAAGCACAGGGACTGGCACATTTTCTAG AGCACATGCTCTTCATGGGGAGTGAAGAATTCCCGGATGAAAACGAG TATGATAGCTATTTATCCAAGCACGGTGGCTCCTCAAATGCATATACAGAGACTGAACATACATGCTACCATTTTGAAGTAAAGCCAGAGTTTTTGAAGGGTGCCTTGAGAAG ATTTTCTCAGTTCTTTATTTCACCTCTTGtaaaaatggaggccatggagcgAGAAGTACAGGCAGTAGATTCAG AATTTAACCAGGCTTTGCAAAGCGATGCTTGCCGTCTTCAACAACTTCAATGCCATACTTCTGCTGTTGGTCATCCTTTAAACAGATTCTTTTGGG GCAATAAGAAGAGCTTGGTTGATGCTATGGAGAAGGGTGTTAATTTGCGGGAGCAAATATTCAAACTATACAAAGATTATTACCATGGTGGATTAATGAAGCTTGTTGTTATTGGTGGAG ACCCTCTTGATGTGCTTGAGAGTTGGGTTGCGGAATTATTTGGTGCTATCAGAAAGGGTCCTCAAGTGAACCCCAAGTTCAGTGCAGAAGGTCCTATTTGGAAATCTGGTAAAGTTTACTGGCTAGAAGCTGTCAAAGATGTTCATATCCTCGACTTATTGTGGACACTTCCCTGTCTACACCAGGAGTATTTGAAGAAACCGCAGGATTATTTAGCTCATCTTCTTGGGCATG AGGGCAAGGGAAGCTTGCTTTCCTTTCTCAAGGCTAAAGGTTGGGCTACATCTCTCTCTGCCGGTGTTGGGGATGAAGGAACTTATCGGTCAACTATAGCTTATATCTTTGTTGTGTCCATAAACCTCACTGACTCTGGTGTTGAAAAG ATCTTTGATATCATTGGCTTTGTCTATCAATACCTGAAGTTATTGCATCAAATTCCTCCACAAGAATGGATATTCAAAGAACTTCAAAGCATTGGAAAAATGGATTTTAGATTTGCAGAAGAGCAACCACAAGATGATTATGCTGCTGAACTCTCAG AAAATTTACTCTTTTATCCACCAGAGCATGTCATATATGGTGAATATGTTTACCAGACTTGGGACGAACAGTTGATAAAGCAACTTCTTGGTTTCTTCATTCCAGAAAACATGAGAGTAGATGTTGTTTCGAAGTTGTTCCTTAAGTCGGAAC ATGTCCAATGTGAACCTTGGTTTGGTTCACGTTATGTTGAAGAAGACATTGCTCAAGATTTAATGGAGTTATGGAGAAATCCTCCAGAAATTGAGGCCTCACTACATCTTCCATCAAAAAATGAGTTCATTCCAAGTGATTTTTCTATACGTTCTGGTGACACATGTGATGAGTTTGCAAATTCAACTTCTCCTAGATGTATAGTTGATGAAGCATTGATCAAATTCTGGTACAAGTTGGATAGTACTTTCAAAGTTCCTCGTGCCAATACATATTTTCGGATTAACTTGAAGGGTGGATATGCTAATGCCCGGAGTTGTGTATTGTCTGAATtgttcattcttcttcttaaaGATGAGTTGAATGAAGTCATATATCAG GCTAGTATTGCAAAGTTAGAAACTTCTGTCTCCTATGTTGGCGACAAACTGGAACTGAAGGTCTATGGTTTCAATGAGAAGCTTCCCATTCTCTTATCTAAAGTTTTATCAGTAGCTAGATCCTTTATTCCTACTGGCGATCGATTTGAG GttataaaagaagacatgaagAGAACTTTGAAGAATACCAACATGAAGCCTTTAAGTCATTCGGCATATTTGAGATTGCAAGTTTTGTGCCAGAGCTTTTATGACATTGAGGAGAAGCTGCATCATCTAAATGATTTATTTCTTGATGATTTGATTGCATTTATCCCTGAACTTCGCTCCGAG CTATACATTGAGGGTCTATGCCATGGAAATAtttcagaagaagaagcaattaacatatcaaatatatttaaGATGAACTTTATAGTAAATCCACTTCCCATTGAGCTGAGGCACGCTGAACGCGTTATTTGCCTTCCATCCAGTGCCAATCTAGTTAGAGATGTTAGTGTAAAGAACAAGTCAGAAAAGAATTCTGTGGTTGAG CTATATTTTCAAATTGAGCAAGATCTTGGGTTGGGATCAATCAAATTGAAAGCTTTAATTGATCTTTTTGAAGAAATTGTGGACGAGCCGCTTTTCAATCAGCTGAG GACAAAAGAGCAGCTTGGTTATGTTGTCGAATGTAGCCTACGGTTAACATAccgtatttttgggttttgtttCTGTGTTCAATCATCTGAGTACGACCCAATTTATGTGCAAGGTAGAATTGACAACTTCATAGATGGCGTTGAAGAATTGTTG GATGGGCTTGATGATGATTCCTTTGAGAATTACAAAAGTGGGTTAATGGCAAAACTGCTCGAGAAAGATCATTCGCTTAACTACGAAAGCAATCGATTGTGGAGTCAGATTGTTGATAAAAG GTATATCTTTGATAT